The genomic segment ACGAGCCATCGAAAGCACCCCTTTGGTGTGGGCAAGGTCATTTTTAAAACCGTTTCCGCTAAATTCACCTTTTATCGAGTAACCGGGGCCGCCAATACCAATCCCCTGCGGGTCGCCGCCCTGAATCATAAAGCCGGGGATGACACGGTGAAAAATAACCCCGTCATAAAAGCCGCGGTTTACCAGTGATACAAAGTTTTTTACGGTATTCGGTGCAATGTCCGGATACAATTCCGCTTTGATCATACCGCCGCTTTCCATTTCAATCGTAACAATTGGGTTTTTCATTGTATAAACCTCATTTCATATTTTAAATAAATATGTTTGTTATTATACCACAAGATTTAGTAATTTAAAATGTAAAACTTTTTTTCGTCATACTATTTTATTTTACACCATTAATTGATATAATAAAAAATACGTGGTTGTCGATTCGCGACAGATAATATGTGTAGGGAGATTTATTTATGTTTAAAAAAATGATTGCATTGTTCATTTCTGCCGCGATAGCGGCTTCTTATACAATAACTGCTTTTGCTGCCGAGGCTTCAACCCCGCCACCCACTGTCGCAGAGGCATACGTGGTGATGGATGCAGAAACGGGACAAGTTTTGATTGAAAAAAATATGAATACAAAAGAGTATCCTGCAAGTATCACCAAGATTTTAACCGTTGCTTTGGGGCTTGAAAAAGGTAAGCTGGAGGACAGCGTAAATGTTACGCAAGATGCCGTATTTGCGATTGAGCCGAACAGTTCTCACATTGCGCTTCAACCAGACGAAATTGTAACAATGAAAGACCTTGTTTATGCAACGATGCTGCCCTCGGCAAACGATGCGGCAAACGTGATTGCAGAACATATCGGCGGTACAATGAAAGATTTTGCCGATATGATGAACCAAAAAGCGGAAGAACTAGGTGCTAAAAACACCCATTTTGTTAACGCAAACGGGTTGCCCGATGATGACCATTATACAACAGCATACGATATGGCGCTTATTACAAAATATGCTATTAGTGTGCCCGGTTTTATGGATGTATTCGGAATGAAGGATACCTATACAATATACCCCACAAACAAGCAGCCAAAAGAGCGTAAGTTTGCTACCGAGCATATGATGCTTGTTGAGTCTAAATTCTACTACGAGGGTACTCTCGGGGGCAAGTTGGGTTGGACACAAGAGGCAAAGCATACCAGTGTTACGCTTGCTGAAAAAAACGGTATGAAGCTAATTGTTGTAGTGCTGAAATCGGACAAGTACGATAAGTTTAAAGATTCCATTGCCTTGTTGGATTACAGCTTTGATAATTTTAAACGCATGTCAATCACCAAAGACAAACTGAAAACGTTTAATATTTCGCATTACCGTTCGGGCGGTTCGGCTGAAAATGTTAATATTTACGGCGAAAAAGAGTACAGTTTTCTTGTGCACAAAAATATGTCGGATGCCGACGTCAGCATAGATTATGATGTTCCAGAATATTATTCCGATGAAAAAATCCATCCTGCTGTTGTTTTTGAAACCAGCAGTATAAGCATGTACGAAAAGATTGGCAGTTACCCCATGGATTATCAAATCCTTGCACTGGATGCCGAAGCAGACTCCACAAATGCCGATGTTCCTAAAAAACCTACCATTACCTCCCAGCTCATAGGTATCCTCAAAGTGATTGGTATCGTGGTGTTATCCGTTCTCGGTCTTGTTGTATTATTGTTTTTGGTTATGCTGATTATTCGTGGCTACAACCAGTTTTGCAAATGGCATCGCCGCCAAAAGCGTATAAAACGTATTCAGCAATATGATGACCCCGATATTATTACAAGGCCATTGCCGCCTGCTACAAGACGTAAAAAATAAAATCAACCGCCACCGGCAGAAGCCGATGGCGGTTTTTTACACTAAATTTTGCAATACAAGGTAAGCGCCGCCGAAAAAAGCATCCGGCATAATCGTAACATTGGTAAGCAGTTTTTGAGTATCTTGTGTTTTAAGTATCTCTTTAATCACCAACGCCGCGTATTTTGTACGTACACGCTTATTAAACAGGGTTGTGGTGTCACGCAGAGTATCCAAAATGCCTTGTTTATTATCGGTACTGCCTTTCAATTTATCTGGTATTTGTACGGCGTCAACCTCTTTTTTTAAGCGTTTCAGCCATATATCTTGCGAATAGATTTTTTCGCTGCTTAACCCAAAGGTTTCTCCCGCAACTTCAGCACAAACCAAAGCGATGTTGCTTGTGTTAGTTTCAGTAACGCCCCGTTCTACCAAAAATTTTGTAATACGTCCCCAAAACATCTTGTCCAGCATCGAATTTTTATCTGTTGTATTATGGAGTAATATTCCTGCTTCTTCGGCTTTTTTACTAAAATCTTGGGTTAGTTTTTTAGCAAACCCGCAAATAAATGTGTACGCATGTCCATCGTAAGCGCCGTATGCTTTCAGTGTATCCAAATAGCCCAATCGTATGTTGCGCCGTATGGTCATACGGTCGAACACCAGTGTTGGGCCTAAATCCCAGTATGAGCGGATGAGCTTTACCTGCCTTGCCAGACGGAGCTCTTCTTTTTTAACAACACCAAATGCTTCCAAATCCACTGCAATAATGTTTGTTGCCCCGCGTGCCAACGCCATTTTAACAGGCAGATTGTCATAATATGCACCGTCAATATAACGTATGCCGTCTATCAAATAGGGCTTTATGGCAGGGTAGATGGATGCACTTGCAAGGATGTAATCAATCATTTTGCCTTTCGGCATTTCATTTTTGTAAAGCTCATGAGGTTTGCGAGAATCCATTTCCATAGTTACCACACCATAATCAATGGGAGATGAACGGATTTTTTCTTCATCAAAATAAGAGCTTAATGTTTCTTTTAAGGGGTTGCTGCCTGTACCGCCGTGTTTGATAAAGTTGCGTACAAACGTACGGTAGGTTTGCACTACTTTTTGCCGTACATTTTGCTGTTCGTCAATCTGTACATCAAACACATGGCTGGTTTCTATTTTATCCCAAAGCGCAACTGCTGTTTCGTAGTCCCCCTGTGTAATTAGCGAGCCATTGATTGCGCCTATGGATGTGCCCGTTACAATGTCTATGCCAATATCCATCTCGCGCAATGCCTGCCAAACCCCCAGCTCGTACGAGCCGCGCGAGCCGCCGCCAGCCAAAACCAGTGCAGTTTTACCCAAATTGCATACCCCCTTTTTGTTATTATATTACCACATTATACCACAACAGACAATGCAAATCCTTGCAATATAATCATGCTAATCACAATATATTGTAGTTTATCGTAAGATATTCCCTTGACAGTTTGTACTTATTTAGGTACAATTTTAGTGATAAAATATATAATTACAACTGTAGGTCACATATTGCTTTTAGGCAGTATGTTGAAATGGGAAGTCGGGTGAAAATCCCGCGCAGGGCCGCTGCTGTAAGTGCGGAGTGCCGATCAAAATGTCACTGGAGAAATCCTCTGGGAAGGCGTATCGGTGTGAAGATGCACAAGCCAGAATATCTGCCTACAGTTTATAAATGCGTACAGTTCTGCGGTAGCCAGCGTACGTTTTGAAAATTTTGAATGTAGATTTTCATAACACCGCTTTGGCATGTGCAGATGCTGGGGCGGTGTTTTATCATGTATGCGAACTTGACCTAAAAAAGAAAAAGGAGAATGACGAATGAACAAGTCGCAAAAAAACATCTTAAAAGCATCTATCCTCGTGTCCATGATGATGCTCAGTTCAGTGCCTGCCTATGGTATGCACATTGCAGAGGGAATGCTCCCTGCTAACTGGAGCCTCATATGGAGCGCAATTTTCCTCCCGTTTTTTGTATGGGGCTTTTTAGCCATCAAAAAGCAGTGTGCGGGTAACAACCGTATCAAAATGCTTTTGGCAATGTCGGGTGCTTATTGCTTTGTACTCTCTGCTTTAAAAATGCCTTCTATGGTAACGGCAAGCTCATCTCACCCAACGGGTACAGGGCTTGGTGCTATCTTGTTCGGTCCGGCTGCAATGGCAGTGCTGGGGTTTATTGTATTACTGTTTCAGGCAATTTTGCTTGCACATGGCGGGCTTACCACACTCGGTGCAAATGCTTTTTCCATGGCTGTAGCAGGGCCCTTTGTAGGCTATGGGGTATATCTGCTTGCTAAAAAGTGCAAAGCACATAAAAACGTTCAGGTGTTTTTAGCGGCATTTGTGGCGGATTTGTTTACCTATGCAGTCACGGCAACTCAGCTTGCACTTGCGTTTAACAACGAAAGTGTTAGCTTTATGCAGTCTTGGGGCAAATTTATGGGTATTTTTGCAATGACACAAATCCCTCTTGCCATTGTCGAAGGTATTCTGACTGTACTTGTTTACAATGCAATTGCATCGCTTTGTTCCGATGAGCTCAATACGCTTTGTGTTACCGTGAAATAGGAGGGAAAAAATGAATACGAAAACGAAAAAGATTTTAGGTGTAATTTTAGCACTTGCTGTTTGCGCGGGTATTCTTATTTATCCGCTACTTACGATAAAAGATTCTGAGTTTGGCGGGGCAGACGGCGCCGCAGACGAAATTATTACTTCCATCGATACTGAATATGAGCCGTGGTTTGAGCCTATGTGGGCGCCTCCGGGCGGCGAAACCGAAAGTTTGTTGTTCTGCTTGCAGGCTGCGCTGGGTTCCGGAGTATTCTTCTTTTGCATCGGTTATCTCACAGCCAGCAAGAAGTATAAAAAGAAGGATCAATAATTAATGATTACAATGGATCGGCTCGCATACAGTTCCAAGATCAAGGATGTGAGCCCCGCTTTTAAGGCGGGGCTTTCCATCTCTGCGTTAGTGTACACATTATTGGTGGACAATGCTCTGTTTTCCATCGGCATTTTTGCGTTAATGGCGCTGCTTTGTACCCTGCTTTCGGGGCTGCCGATGCGCCGATTTTTAAAAATGTGTGCCATTCCGTTTGGCTTTTTACTAATAGGTACAGTAACTATTTCGGTAGGTTTTTCTCCTGTGCCTGTCGGATTTATCAGCCTGCCTTTTTGGGGCAATTATCTTGTCATAACACAAGCAGGTGCCATACTGGCTGTCAATGTATTTTTAAAATCAATGGCAAGTATTTCGTGCCTGTATTTTTTATATGTATCCACACCGATTGGCTGTTTGCTCGGTCTGCTCGACCGTATGCATACCCCAAAACTGCTTACAGAACTCATGATGATGATTTATCGTTTCATTTTTATCCTAATCGGTATGGCAGAACAAATGGCGCTGGCGCAAAAAGCGCGTTTGGGCAATATTACCTACGGTGCGTCTTTTCGCTCCATCTCGGTACTTGCATCTTCGGTGTTTGTAGGGGCGTTTCAAAAATCTACAAAACTATACGATGCTATGGAATCGCGCGGGTACAATGGCGACTTTGCTTTTACCGGTGAACTTGCCGGTATGAGCAATAGGCAAAAAACAGTATTGGCAGTGTACGAGCTGGTGCTCCTTGTCACAGCGGTTCTTACCAAATTGATTGCGGGGTAACACATTGAAGACAATACTATCTATACAAGATTTAAAATATACCTATCCCGATGGTACCACGGCACTCAAGGGTGTTAGCATTGATATTGAACTCGGAGAGCGTATTGCGGTACTTGGTTCAAACGGCTCGGGCAAAAGTACGTTGTTCCTTTGTCTTAACGGGGTTCACAAAGCACTTTCGGGCAGCATTTTGTTTGATGGTAAGCGGATGACCTACGATAAAAAAGGGCTGATTGAAATGCGAAAAAATGTTGGCATTGTGTTTCAAGACCCTGAAACGCAGCTGTTTTGCGTAGATGTTTACCAAGAAGTTGCATTTGGCCCCCACAACCTGGGGTACAGCAAAGAACAGGTACATAACTGTGTAATGCAAAGCCTTGATGCAATGGATTTGATGCAGTTTAAGGACAAGCCACCCCATTTTTTAAGCGGCGGACAGAAGAAACGTGTTTCGGTTGCATCGGTACTTTCGATGAACCCGCAGGTGATTTTGTTTGATGAGCCCACCTCAGCGCTTGACCCGATTCATGCGCAGCGTTTGATGCAGGAAATTAATAAGCTCAGCGCCGAAGGCATCACCATACTAATGGCTACGCATGATGTTAATACCGCTTACGCTTGGGCAGACAGGGTTTTGGTATTGGGCGACGGCAAAGTACAGGCAGCGGGTACGCCACCGGTTGTATTTAGCGACTTGCCTTTGCTCGAAAAAACAGGCTTGCAAATACCGTTTGTGCTGCGTATGTACCAAAAACTTTGTGAAAAAGGCATGCTTGCAAAAGCACAAACGCCCCCCAGAACCATAGAAGAATTAGAAAACTTGTTTTAATAAAGGATGGTGCGAGCAGTGGAGAAGTATTGTTATGTTGATAACAAAAAGTTGCGATATGGGTACACCACAGGCTCATGCGCAGCTGCGGCGGCAAAGGCAGCTGCGCTGATGCTTTTATCGGGGCAGGAGGTTACTCATATTAACCTGATGACACCCAAGGGCTTTTCGCTTGCACTGCATGTTCATAACCCGTCACATGGTGAGGATTATGCCATGTGCGCCATCCAAAAAGACAGCGGAGATGACCCGGATATTACAAACGGGATTCTCGTTTACGCAAAGGTTTCTTATGCCGAAAAAGGCATTACAATTGACGGCGGGATAGGCGTTGGCAGGGTAACCCGCGCAGGGCTGGAATGCCCAGTGGGGTCTGCTGCCATCAACCGCGTGCCCCGCCGTATGATTGAAGATGCAGTGCTTGAAATCTGTGAAGAGTGCGGCTACGGCGGTGGAATTGCCGTAGAAATTATTATTCCCGATGGGGCGGAGATTGCAAAAAAAACATATAACCCCCGTTTGGGCATCGAGGGCGGCATCTCGGTGCTCGGCACCACTGGTATTGTTGAGCCCATGAGCGAACAGGCACTGATTGATTCCATCAAGGTGGAAATGAAGATGCTCAAGGCAAACGGTGCGCAGTATATTGTAGTAACACCGGGCAACTATGGCGAGGTGTATGCGCAGAACACACTGCACATTGATTTGTGCAACGCTGTAAAATGCAGTAATTTTGTGGGCGACGTGCTGGATTTTGCGGTGCAGCTTGAGCTGAAAGGTGTACTGCTGGTGGGGCATTTGGGCAAATTTGTAAAGCTTGCGGGCGGGGTATTCAACACCCACTCCCGCTATGCCGATTGCCGTATGGAAATTTTAACAGCACACAGTGCGCTTGCAGGTGCACAAATCCCTTTACTCCAGCATCTGATGGGATGCATCACCACCGATGAAGCCGTCGAACTTTTAGAAACGGCTCATTTAAAAGAGAAAGTAATGCAGAGCATTCTGCAAAAGATAGATGACCATATCAAGGCAAGAACTTACGGCGAACTGCAAATTGGCGCTGTGCTGTTCTCAAACCGTTACGGTACACTTGGGATGACCGCCGACGCGCCAAAATTAATGCAGCATTTTCATATCAACTCAACAAAAGGATAGGAGAAAAAAGCAATGAACGGAACATTATACGGCATCGGGGTAGGCCCTGGTGACCCTGAGCTGATTACCATGAAGGCGGTTCGTACTATAGAGCACTGCGAGATTGTTGCGGTACCTAAAACCGGTGACGGCGAGGGTGTTGCGCTGCAAATTGCGCGCGGTGCAGTGCCAAATCATCTTGAAAACAAGAAAATTATCGAGCTGTATATGCCTATGACGCGCGACAAATTTCTGCTCAATAAAAACTATGATGAAAGTGCAAAGGTAATTGCCCAGTTGCTTAAAGAGGGTAACAATGTTGCATTTTTAACGCTTGGCGATTCGACAATTTACTCTACTTACACTTATATCCATAAACGCATTATTGCAATGGGGCTGGCAGCACAATTTGTGGCAGGGGTTCCGTCATTTTGTGCGGTGGCAGCAAGGCTGAATGTACCGCTTACCGAGGGTGCACAGCCGCTTCATGTGCTGCCTGCTTCGTATAAAGGCGCAGAATCGGGTTTGGATATGCGCGGTACTAAGATACTTATGAAAACAGGGAAAGCTTTTGATGAAGTTAAGCAACAGCTCAAAGCCCGCGGGCAGATGAAACACGCGCAGATGGTGCAAAAGTGCGGGATGGAGGGCGAGCGGGTTTTCTGTAATCTGGATGATGCCGATGACGGAGCAAGCTATTTTTCGGTGATTGTGGTGAAAGATGAGGGGGATGAAGCATGATACATTTTGTAGGTGCGGGCAGCGGTGCCCCCGATTTGATTACCGTACGCGGTCAGCGCTTGTTACAGCAGGCAGATGTTATTATCTACGCGGGCTCACTGGTAAACCCTGCCTTACTTGACAACGCAAAAGCGGGCTGCGAAATATACGACAGTGCAAAAATGACGCTTGAGCATGTGCTTGAGGTTATGACTGCGGCGGAAAAGCAAGGCAAAACCACAGTGCGCCTGCACACGGGCGACCCATCCATTTACGGTGCTATCCGCGAACAGATGGATTTATTGGATGAGGCGGGTTTTGATTACGATGTTACCCCCGGTGTTAGCTCGTTTTGCGGGGCAGCGGCGGCACTCAAAGCCGAATATACTTTGCCCGATGTTTCGCAAACCGTTATTATCACGCGTATGGCAGGCAGAACACCGGTACCCGAAAAAGAAGAAATCTCACTTCTTGCGTCTCACGGTGCAACGATGGCGATTTTTCTTTCTGCCGGTATGCTCGAGCAGCTTCGTGAACGTCTGCTGAAGGGCGGTTACACCGAAAATACCCCGGCAGCCATTGTGTATAAAGCAACATGGCCCGATGAAAAACAGGTCATTGGTACCGTGGGCACGTTGCCCCAGATGGCAAAAGAACACGGTATTTCTAAAACAGCGCTTATCCTCGTAGGCGGTTTTCTCGGTGACAAATACGAGCGGAGCAAGCTTTACGACCCTGCCTTTACCACCGAGTTCCGCAAGGCTACAAAATAATATAATAATACTGCATTAGCAAGGGGGAATTGTATGCATTTGTCGCTTATCTCGTTTACCGCAAAAGGCGCGCAGCTGTGCGCCCATATTGCCAAAGGCTTAAGCTTGCGGGGGCAAAGCTGCAGTGCATATACTATGCCTCGCTTTGTTTGTGATACGGGTTTAACCCCTCTTGAAAATAATATAAGCGAGTGGGCAAAAAATGCATTTGCAAATTCTGATGGATTGATATTTGTATCCGCCGTAGGGATTGCAGTGCGCGCAATCGCCCCTTATATCAAAGATAAAACCACCGACCCTGCCGTTGTCGTTATCGACGAACAAGGCGATTTTGTGGTTTCTCTGCTTTCAGGGCATATTGGCGGTGCAAACAACCTTGCGTTGCAGGTAGCGTCTATTGTGGGCGCACAGCCGGTGATTTCTACGGCTACCGACTGCAGGCAGATTTTTGCGGTGGATAGCTGGGCGGTACAGAATCAACTTTATATTGCAGATTTAAAAGCCGCAAAACATATTTCCGCCGCTTTACTTGATGGAAAATCCATTGGTTTTGCAAGCGATTTTGCCTTTGAAGGCGATCTGCCCAAGGGGCTTACACAAAAGCCGTGTAGCGAAATAGGTATTATGGTTTCGCTGGATGAAAACAAAAAGCCTTTTGGCTGCACCTTAAACCTTGTGCCACGTATCATTACGGCAGGGATTGGGTGCAGGCGGGGGACAGAACAGAAAACGATAGAGAGCCATCTGCTCAGTGAACTGCAACGCCATCATCTTTCTCTCTATGCACTGCGGCAGGTTTGCTCGATTGATTTGAAAGCTAACGAGCAGGGGCTTACCGGTTTCTGCCTTGCACATAAATTGCCGTTTGTTACTTATACGGCACAGCAGCTAGAGCGAGTTCAGGGTGAATTTGCATCGTCGCAGTTTGTAACTAGTGTTACCGGTGTAGATAACGTGTGTGAGCGTGCCGCTGTGCTCGGCTCGGGCGGAAAGCTCATTGTGAAAAAGTACGGCGCAAACGGTGTTACTTCAGCGTTTGCATGCGAAGATTGGAGAATACGGTTTTGATGAATATCAAGATGGTCGGTATCGACCACAGCAAAGCAACAATTGAATACCGTGAGTTGTTTTCGTTTACCAAATCTACCGCAGCGGCAGCGATGCAGCGTGTTTTGGCTGAGTTTGGTGTTGAGGGGTGTGTTATCTTGTCTACCTGTAACCGCACCGAACTGTGGCTTAGTTACGAAACCGAGCCGAGCAGAACACCCTACGAAATTCTGTGTGCGGTAAAAAATATAAACCCGCAAGATTACGAAAACTATTTTATCGAACGAAGCGGTGCACAGGCACTTCGTCATTTGCTGCTTACATCCTGCGGGATGAAAAGTAAGGTGTTTGGTGAAGACCAAATCATTACGCAAGTGGGTGATGCACTGGCGCTCTCGCACGATTGCGAATGCTCCGACAGTGTACTGGAGCGGTTGTTTCGTACTGCGGTTACAGCAGCAAAACGGGTAAAAACCACCGTACATCTTACCGCATTGGATTCTTCCGTTGCCACGCGCACTGCAGATTTGCTGCATAAAGAACTCGGCGATTTGCAAGATGTGTGCTGTCTGGTCATCGGTAACGGAGAAATGGGCAGGCTTACTGCCCAAACACTTGTTGAGCAGGGCTGCAATGTTAAAATCACTTTGCGCACTTATAAAACCGGCGAAGTCATCATTCCTTCCGGCTGCTGTGTTGTTCCGTACGATGACCGTTACAAACAGCTTGCACAATGCCGGGTAGTGGTAAGTGCAACTGTAAGCCCGCATCATACCATTAAATACGATGAGGCTTTGCCATACCTTGATGGTTCGCCCAAGTTGATGATAGACCTTGCCGTTCCGCGCGATATTTCATGCGAGCTGGCAAATGTACGCGGGGTTCGTTTATTTGATATCGACAGCCTGGGCGGAGCATCTGTATCGGAAGCTGAAAACGAAGGGGTAGCCCTTGCTAACCGTATTTTAGAAGAATATTACGAGGAGTTTGAAAACTGGTATTATTTCCGCGGGTTAGTACCGAAAATAAACGATATCAGTGCACTTGCAGCCACAGATATTACAGGACGCATCCACAAAACCATTCAGCGGTTAGCAATCGATACCGATGAGCAAGAGCGTCTAAGCCAATTGGTGGAGAATGCATCCATTAAAGTGGTAGCCAAACTGATGTTTGGTTTGCGCGATAATCTTGACCGTGATAAATGGGAAGATTGCATTCAAGGATTAGAAAAGGCGGTACATTCATGAAACTATATGTTGTTGGTTTAGGCCCGGGCAATTTTAACCAGATTACTCCGCGAGCCATTGCAGCGATGGAACAAAGCGACGTAATAGCCGGTTATACCGTATATATTGATTTGATAAAAGAACATTTTCCTAATAAGCAGCTGCTTTCTACCCCAATGAAACAAGAAGTTGACCGCTGTAAAATGGCGATTGAAGAAACGCTCAAAGGCAGCACGGTTGCCATGGTGTGCAGCGGCGATGCCGGCGTTTACGGCATGGCTGGGCTAATCTACGAGCTGGCGCAGAACTATCCGCCTATCGAAATTGAGGTTGTTGCGGGGATTACCGCGGCATGCAGCGGTGCAGCGGTGCTGGGTGCCCCGTTGATACACGATTTTGCGGTTATTTCGCTCAGCGACTTGCTTACACCGTATGAACTAATTGAAAAAAGGCTCGACCTTGCTGCACAGGGTGATTTTGTTCTATGCCTTTATAACCCATCAAGTAAAAAACGCAGCGATTATCTGCAAAAGGCGTGCGATATCGTGCTAAAAAGCCGCGGCGGAGATACTATTTGCGGCATTGTGCAAAATATCGGGCGCGATGGTGAATGTGCGCAGGTATTGCCGCTTTCGCAATTGCGTAACACACAGGTTGATATGTTTACCACCGTTTACATCGGTAATTCCAATACCCAAAATATCGGTGGAAAAATGGTAACACCGCGCGGTTACCGCCATACGTCGAATGGCTGAGTTAAAGCACATAGGGGAGGGAGAACGGATGCAGTTTTTTTTGGTTTTTGCAGGTACCACCGAGGGCAGGCAGCTGATTGAATTGCTTGCAGCTAACCCGTGTAACATTACCGCTTGTGTGGCTACCGATTACGGTGAAGAAGTTCTGCCCGAGCACCCCAACCTTACCGTATTAGCGGGCAGGCGAGGCAGCGATGATATAGAACAACTTTTGCGCGAGCAGCGCTTTGACTGTGTTTTTGATGCAACACACCCTTATGCAACGGCTGTTACACACAATATTCAAACCGCTTGCATTGCAGCCGATACGCCGTATCTGCGTATTTTACGCGAAGAAAGTGCCACGCAAAACTGCACTTATGTACAAAATGCAAAAGAAGCCGCGGAATACTGCAATCGAATCGACGGAAAGATACTGCTTACAACGGGCAGCAAAGAGTTGGACTGTTTTACTACAGTATCCGATTATGCTACACGGATTATTCCGCGCGTACTGCCCACACCCGATTCTCTTTCTCGCTGTATCCAACTTGGTTTTGCAGCGAAAAATATCATTTGCATGCAGGGCCCTTTTAGCACCGAGCTGAACATCGCAACCCTAAAACAAATTGGGGCAGCCTGCCTTGTCACCAAAGATTCGGGCAGTGCGGGCGGCTTTGCAGAAAAATGCGAAGCGGCACGCGCTGTGGGTGCACATCTTGTTGTAATAGGCAGGCCACCGCAAACAAACGGTGTAACCCTGCGCGAACTGCCGAAGATACTGGAACAGCGGTACGGCTATCTGCCCGAAGCAAACATAAATAAACAAGCAAGCCCCTATTTTCCTCTGTTTGTATCTCTTCGTAACAAAGATGTCACGGTGGTTGGCGCGGGC from the Hydrogenoanaerobacterium saccharovorans genome contains:
- a CDS encoding patatin-like phospholipase family protein, with protein sequence MGKTALVLAGGGSRGSYELGVWQALREMDIGIDIVTGTSIGAINGSLITQGDYETAVALWDKIETSHVFDVQIDEQQNVRQKVVQTYRTFVRNFIKHGGTGSNPLKETLSSYFDEEKIRSSPIDYGVVTMEMDSRKPHELYKNEMPKGKMIDYILASASIYPAIKPYLIDGIRYIDGAYYDNLPVKMALARGATNIIAVDLEAFGVVKKEELRLARQVKLIRSYWDLGPTLVFDRMTIRRNIRLGYLDTLKAYGAYDGHAYTFICGFAKKLTQDFSKKAEEAGILLHNTTDKNSMLDKMFWGRITKFLVERGVTETNTSNIALVCAEVAGETFGLSSEKIYSQDIWLKRLKKEVDAVQIPDKLKGSTDNKQGILDTLRDTTTLFNKRVRTKYAALVIKEILKTQDTQKLLTNVTIMPDAFFGGAYLVLQNLV
- the cbiD gene encoding cobalt-precorrin-5B (C(1))-methyltransferase CbiD gives rise to the protein MEKYCYVDNKKLRYGYTTGSCAAAAAKAAALMLLSGQEVTHINLMTPKGFSLALHVHNPSHGEDYAMCAIQKDSGDDPDITNGILVYAKVSYAEKGITIDGGIGVGRVTRAGLECPVGSAAINRVPRRMIEDAVLEICEECGYGGGIAVEIIIPDGAEIAKKTYNPRLGIEGGISVLGTTGIVEPMSEQALIDSIKVEMKMLKANGAQYIVVTPGNYGEVYAQNTLHIDLCNAVKCSNFVGDVLDFAVQLELKGVLLVGHLGKFVKLAGGVFNTHSRYADCRMEILTAHSALAGAQIPLLQHLMGCITTDEAVELLETAHLKEKVMQSILQKIDDHIKARTYGELQIGAVLFSNRYGTLGMTADAPKLMQHFHINSTKG
- the cbiQ gene encoding cobalt ECF transporter T component CbiQ, which encodes MITMDRLAYSSKIKDVSPAFKAGLSISALVYTLLVDNALFSIGIFALMALLCTLLSGLPMRRFLKMCAIPFGFLLIGTVTISVGFSPVPVGFISLPFWGNYLVITQAGAILAVNVFLKSMASISCLYFLYVSTPIGCLLGLLDRMHTPKLLTELMMMIYRFIFILIGMAEQMALAQKARLGNITYGASFRSISVLASSVFVGAFQKSTKLYDAMESRGYNGDFAFTGELAGMSNRQKTVLAVYELVLLVTAVLTKLIAG
- a CDS encoding energy-coupling factor ABC transporter substrate-binding protein; the encoded protein is MNTKTKKILGVILALAVCAGILIYPLLTIKDSEFGGADGAADEIITSIDTEYEPWFEPMWAPPGGETESLLFCLQAALGSGVFFFCIGYLTASKKYKKKDQ
- a CDS encoding D-alanyl-D-alanine carboxypeptidase family protein — translated: MFKKMIALFISAAIAASYTITAFAAEASTPPPTVAEAYVVMDAETGQVLIEKNMNTKEYPASITKILTVALGLEKGKLEDSVNVTQDAVFAIEPNSSHIALQPDEIVTMKDLVYATMLPSANDAANVIAEHIGGTMKDFADMMNQKAEELGAKNTHFVNANGLPDDDHYTTAYDMALITKYAISVPGFMDVFGMKDTYTIYPTNKQPKERKFATEHMMLVESKFYYEGTLGGKLGWTQEAKHTSVTLAEKNGMKLIVVVLKSDKYDKFKDSIALLDYSFDNFKRMSITKDKLKTFNISHYRSGGSAENVNIYGEKEYSFLVHKNMSDADVSIDYDVPEYYSDEKIHPAVVFETSSISMYEKIGSYPMDYQILALDAEADSTNADVPKKPTITSQLIGILKVIGIVVLSVLGLVVLLFLVMLIIRGYNQFCKWHRRQKRIKRIQQYDDPDIITRPLPPATRRKK
- a CDS encoding energy-coupling factor ABC transporter ATP-binding protein, with product MKTILSIQDLKYTYPDGTTALKGVSIDIELGERIAVLGSNGSGKSTLFLCLNGVHKALSGSILFDGKRMTYDKKGLIEMRKNVGIVFQDPETQLFCVDVYQEVAFGPHNLGYSKEQVHNCVMQSLDAMDLMQFKDKPPHFLSGGQKKRVSVASVLSMNPQVILFDEPTSALDPIHAQRLMQEINKLSAEGITILMATHDVNTAYAWADRVLVLGDGKVQAAGTPPVVFSDLPLLEKTGLQIPFVLRMYQKLCEKGMLAKAQTPPRTIEELENLF
- a CDS encoding energy-coupling factor ABC transporter permease — protein: MNKSQKNILKASILVSMMMLSSVPAYGMHIAEGMLPANWSLIWSAIFLPFFVWGFLAIKKQCAGNNRIKMLLAMSGAYCFVLSALKMPSMVTASSSHPTGTGLGAILFGPAAMAVLGFIVLLFQAILLAHGGLTTLGANAFSMAVAGPFVGYGVYLLAKKCKAHKNVQVFLAAFVADLFTYAVTATQLALAFNNESVSFMQSWGKFMGIFAMTQIPLAIVEGILTVLVYNAIASLCSDELNTLCVTVK
- a CDS encoding peptidylprolyl isomerase produces the protein MKNPIVTIEMESGGMIKAELYPDIAPNTVKNFVSLVNRGFYDGVIFHRVIPGFMIQGGDPQGIGIGGPGYSIKGEFSGNGFKNDLAHTKGVLSMARAQNPNSAGSQFFVMVDDAPFLDGQYAAFGKVIEGIEEADRIVAVPRDRSDKPYEDQRMKKVTVDTFGETYDEPETI